CCGAAGaggggagctccaggttcagcgagagaccctgcctcagaaagtaaagtggagagcaattgatGAATACGTCAGCTTTGGCCTCTACCCTTCACATGTGCGTCTACCCACACAGTTCACGGTCAGCCCTGcaggattacacagtgagactctgtttcagaaCAATTGGCTTCTATTTTGGGGTAGCTGCTCGTGGCACTCTGCAGAAAATGGAATATCGGGTTGTACTCCACGGAATCAGATGCCATGCAAAAGCCAGTGCGGAGGACAGAATGGCCTTTGAGTTGCCCTTCACTATCCTTTTCTGAAATACTGTTCATAGTGTCTTACTGGACATTGGAAGCCAGCTGAGACTGGAGATAAGGCTCAGCGGCACAGCACTTGCTTAGCACGGCACAGGCCTTGGAAAAAacaaaggttaaaaataaaaatgtcagctgggcagtggtggtgcacgcctttaatcccagcacttgggaggcagagccaggcggatctctgtgagtttgaggccagcctggtctacagagcgagatccaggacaggcaccaaaactacaaggaaaaaccctgtctcaaacaaaacaagcaaaccaaaaaaatGTCTAAGATGgttgccttagttacttttctactgctatgaagagacaccatggtcatgGTCAAGAGACACCTTGGTCAAGGCAACtttagaaagagtttattggaggcttacagttccagagggttagggtCCATGACCATCGTGGTGGGGAGCGTGGCgatggagcaatagctgagaactTAAGTTGCTTATGCAcaaggaggggcagagagagctaactgagaATGGTGTGGACTTTggaacctcaaagctcaccccactCCGTGACACACCCCCTGCTgctaagccacacctcctagtccttccaaACAGattcaccaactgaggaccaggTTTTCAAGTCTATGCATCTATGAGATCTGTTCTCACTCAAACCATCACAGTAAGTATGGAGCTGTTTGCTTTCCCTGTCAtcccagctgaggcaggagaatcacctcaagtttaaggccagcctgggcgataCAGTGAAACTCTAGCtcgaaaaagtaaataaataaaaataaaagcactacCCTTTACGCCAGGAAGCAGCCAAAGAACAAGGTGTCTCACCTGtgcagaggaagtcaggacagatcAATGCAGAACAAAGAGGTTAATGGATTCCCTACCTGGCGGGTGGAGAagtgggggaagagggaggaactgagtgggagagcagggaggaggaggaagtgacatTTCtctaactaaatctttaaaatctttaatattGAGATACAATTTAGCTATCATAAAAATTCACCCTTCAGAGATGGGGGCTGTGGATCAGTGGTAGAGAACATTGGCTTAGTGTCTACAAGGCCCAACAttaaataataattctttttttgttgttttgtgttttgtttttgtttttctgagacagggtttctctgtgtagccctggctgtcctagaacttcttttgtagaccaggttggccttgagctcagggatccacctgcctctgtctcctaagcactgggattaaaggtgtgcatcaccactgcccagcaataatTCATTAAAGAATAAAATCCAGTGGTTTAATATCTTTATATTGACAGCCTGTTAGTGAACTTCAGGACATGTTCATCACCCCAAGAGAACCTTAGTGCTCATCCTCAGTCATGCCCCATCCCTCCCCGAGTTGCCCTGGGCAACAGCTAATCCATTCTCTGTCTCTTCAGACTGGATGGATGTTTCATATAATGGAATCATGCATGTGGCCTTTTGTTTCTGCAGTCTTTGATTTAGCATACTGTTGTCATGTTGCGGCATGAATCAGGACTTTATTCTGTTTATGGTTGGATAATAGCCCATTGTGCAGATATGCAGATTAtgtttatccatccatctgttggTGGGCATCTGGGCCCTTCACACTTTCTGGCTACTGTGAATAACGATGCTGTGCACATCCATATATGAGTTTTTGGGAGGATGCTCGTTTTCAGCTCTCACAGGAATGTCTAGGGGCAGAATTGTGACTCTGGAGCAGGTCCTTGTgggtttgtttgtctgtgtttgtttggCGTGTGAAGGGGGACTCAGGATCTCCAGCATGGAAAGCACATGCTCTCACGTGACAATGGATTGCAGCCAGCCCTAGTGTTACATGtttgactttaatttttatttgtctgcctttattattattattttatgtgcatgggtgttttgtctacgtGTATGTCTACaacacatgcatgccttgtgACTTTGGAGGTCAAAAgatggtgttgggtcccctggaggtGGGGTTACAGAGgcttgtgagtcaccatgtgggtgctgagaatggaacccaggtctcaggaagaacagccagtactcttaactgctaagccatctctccagccaccaacatatttaacttaaaaaaaaaagtatttcagtATGCAGTACACAAACGtatatgcagataaaacactcatacatgtaaattatttatggagggagggaagtgtggagagtttattttcttcttctaccatgtgggacctggggacTGGACTCAAGTTAACAGGTTTGGAAGCAAGAACCTTTACATGCAGAGCCAGGGGTTCATGTATatcgtccaggctggccttaaattttccatatagctgagggtggccttgaacttctgattcttctgcttctacttcccaactGTTGGGATtccaagcatgcaccaccacacctacttggattttatttgttattttaaaggagagtctctgtctcccacctcgtccttccaagtgctggcatggtaggtgtgtaccaccacaccctggcaACAGGGTTTAACTTTTGAAGAACTGCCACACTGCTTTTCAAAGCACTGGACAGCCCACACTGGGGTGGGGCACCCCTTCGTGCAGGATCTTTGGCAGGTAGAAGTGTCCACCATCCCCTCTTCAGCCTGAGCTCTGACTCTGCTCTGTGTGAGCGACTCAGTACTGGGAGGTAAGTGGCTGAGTTGGGCGTCCAGGGGGTCTGAGTGGGCGGGCCTTAAGGGAGAGGTGGATCTGGTGTCGCTTGAGACTTGGAGATAATAAGGCTTATTTGAAAAGGAAGCCTTTGGGTTCCATGCTTTAGCCCCCTGAAAGCCGAAGGCATGGGATAAAGTACCAGTTTACATACTGGGCCCTGGGACACACCGTGAGCTGGAATCAGGGGCCCGGCCAACTGGAGTCTCAGCACCCAGGCAGTTGTCCTCACCTCTGAGTATTTAGGGCCAGATGTGGGACTTCCATGTCCCTCAGGAGCTCCCAGAGTCTCCTGGGACCCCTCACTGCCCAGCACAGGTACTCAACATTCTCTAAGCTCCAGCTCATAGGCCCTACCTGCTTAATCCCACATGCGGGTGGAGTCATAGCCCCCCAAAGCCTAAGCCAGTCAGCCAGCCTTTGCGCCTGCTCACtgtccccctccccaacacacatcACACCCACCTTTTAGGAATCAACCTTGCCTTACTTGAAACCCAAGGACACTCCCTCCCCATCCATCCTTTCACGGCCCCTAGTCCCTTCCAATTTGTTTATGTCGggactctcctcttcctccctcagatGGGACTTCCTGGTCACCAGCTCCCCACTATCTCGCCCTTCCCTCTTCTGTTTAGTCCCCTGCCTCTCAGCAGCCAAGGCCCACGCAGGCCATTTGTAAATCTCCACTATACTCCATTGAAAAACGGTCAAGATCGAGAATAAAGAACAAGGGtggcattttaaaaactgacGTCATCTGCATTCTTGGGAGCATTGGGGTTAATCTGGAAGGACTGCTCTTGTGTGGAGGGAATTCGTTAATAGAGCTGTTTGCCATTCTCAGGCAGGTGGGATGCAGGCtgccagggaggggaggggcagcctGCCCCAGCCAGGATTAGTCTAAAATGGCTGTCCCGGGTGGAGAGGGCCCTTCGCTCTGAAGAAATTGTTAGGATGTTGATTTAATGCTGAGAGATTGGCAGTTCTCCCAGCACTATAGGGCAAAGGACTGGCAGGGCCAGTCCAGCAGCAGTTTGGACTCTATAAAGATAACAGATAACCAAATTGctgtctgcttcctctctgaAGCTCCAGGCTGGCTCTGGCCTGGACAGTTCTCAGGTCAGGGGGTAAGTGACCAGCAAGTGGGAGGGGGGCTGGGGGACTGGTGAGAGAGCCCaggagcaggcaggaggcagggtgcTGAGTCCCTGATGCCCTGTAGACCTTTGTGAGCTTGAAGAAGTCTCCTCCCTACCTGGGAGTCAGTCCTCACCCTGGCCCAGTGGAGACCTCATTAGTCTGTTTCTGGTGATGAGAATCCCGTGAATCAGAGGTGTAGCTGTAAGTTGATGACATGCTGTCTCAACattaatttacatattaaaaacatcttaaaacaTATTACTGTTTTTGCACATGTCTTTCCATAGTCAATCCCAAGTGCCTTTTGGTTTCTTTTATACTGATATTttaacagtgttttgtttttggagacttgCTCTGCagcttaggctggcctagaactcaggcaatcctcctgcctcagcttgagtgctgagattaaaaagcatgattttgagaccagcctgggcaacagggaaaaactctgtctcaaaacaccaaagtaaacaaatgaaaccaaaacaaagcaacattAACAAAATACTGGCAAGCTTTTCTTGACTGCTTGTTATAGAAAAGATATTGATTTGCATCTGGAGTAGGGTATATTTTCTTACTAATTTAATCAGCTATCTATCTTGAGGGTTTTCTGTGTGTGACCTAACAGTTCTCAAGAAGGCATTCTgactgggtggtgatggtgcacacctttaattccagcactcggaggcagaggcaggcggatctctgtgagttcgaggccagcctggtctacagagcaagttccaggataggctccaaagctacacagagaaactatgtcttgaaacaacaacaataacagaaagAAGACATTCTGTTCCCTACAGGAATATTTGGAAATGTGTAGAGAAGATTTTTGTTATATACAAGCTATACTTActttaatgtgtttttcttttgtttaaattttatatgaaattaaGTAATATATTGATCTTTTTGAAAATATGTGCGATTACATCATGTGAGAATTTTATTTCAGGATACAGAGGGTCGGGTGACATCcttacagaaagaagaaattcagCCTGGCATGGTAGTCCATGCCTAGAAAAGCAGCACTTGGAAGTCTGGGGTGGGAGACCAGGAATTCAGGGACAGCTTCAGCCATGCAGCGAGATGTGGGCAAGCCTGGGCTCCATGGAACcatgtcttaaataaataaatacttttaaaagatgaaattaatttgaaatttaaattcaCTGTAAACATCTGAGgcttgggaaaaacaaacaaacaaacaaacaaacaaaccttaaaaaaCTCAGTCACCACTGTCTGAGTAGTGACCccaaaggccagcagagggcactggatcccaggaactggaattccggatggttttgagccaccatgtggggtctgggaaccCAACcctagtcttctgcaagagcagtaagacCTCTTAACCAGAGCCATCACTCACATCCCTTCtaagactaaaacaaaaacaaaacaaacaaaaaaccccgtCCCTTTCCTTTTGTGTTTATGCCGTCTGGACGATTGGGCTTGtacagcaagcgcctttaccagccgagccatctttctggcaccAACTTCTGaagcttaaaaaataatttgggtccaggtggtggtagcatacaccttaatcatagcacttgggaggcagaggcaggcagaactcggtgagtttgaggctagcctggcctacagagcaagttctaggacagtcagggctgtcacatagagaaactctgtatcaaaaaaacaaatataataataataaatataaataataatgggCCTGGTTATGGTGAAGCTGGTTTGTAATTCCCAGGATCTGGGAGCTAGTGGCACAAAAATCAAtatttcaaggccatcctcaaacTCAACATGAGCTCCAGGCAAAGCCTAGGTTACATAAGACCTTATATCAAGAAAgaacccccccaacacacacatcacacacacacacacacacacacacacacacacacacacacacacacacacttttttctcctccttgtgAGACGACAGAATCTTGATGTAGCAGGTTTAGCCCAGGCTCAGAACTCGGGGTCCTGTGCCTCATTTCCCGGAGTGCTGGGTGTTTGGGAATGTATTCCTATACTCTGCTAGAGGATTTTTGGATCTATCGTCTTTGAGTCAAGAACATCTTTCTTTCCCCAATTCCTGGGTTCCTTGAGAAGTCAGAGTATGCTGGGCTTTTCAACGGAGTCGGGACACCCGAGGGAAGCCTCTCACTGAGGCGGTTGGGTGCAGAATAAGGGCGGGTGACAGGAGGTCTGGTCCAGCTCCCTAGTAGCTGATCTAACAATGCTCAGAGCTCCTTGCCTCTCTGGACGCCAGTTAGGAGGAGAGAGATGCACTGTGTGGCAGGCGCGCCCCCTGGTGGCGCACGGGCCTGGAGGAGGCACCCGGCATGCCTGATCCTCTAGGTGACTTGGGGGGTGGTACCAGGGCTCCCTGGACCCAGTGGCCTTTCCTGTTCTTGGACACCAGAGCAACCCAGCTTCAGAGATGAGTGGCCAGGCCCCAGAGTCACACAGCGGATCCAAATCTATGGCTTTCCCACCTTTCTAAGCCACGAAAGgccagaatctttttttaaaaaataattaaaattaaaaaaaaattattccatgtgcattggtattttgcctgcatgtatgtctgtgtgagagtgtcagatcttggggttacagacagttgtgagctgccacgaggttgctgggaattgaacctgggtcctctggaagagcagtcagtgctcttaactgctgagccatttctccagccccagaatgcCAGAATTTTAATATCCTTACCACCACCAACCCCCTAAAAATGGAGACAACCTTTTTCCTGGGAACTGAGAACAAGGCTCCAAAGCAGGGAATTTCGGATTAATGATGCCCAATTGTCCACTGTGAGAGCTGGCATCAGGACCGTTTGTTGAGAAGAAAGCACACGcacatttccttcctttattattattctcaCACACGCTGACTGGCATTATGGTAGACAACACCAATGGTCCTCCAAGGATGTCCACACCCTAATCTCTGAAACCTGTGACTAAATTAGGTTACAGTGAATGACAAGAAGAACTTTGATATTGCGGGTAAGCTGGCTTTACAACATGAAAATATTACCGTGGTGTGGAGACAAACCTGCAATCCACCCTTTGGGAGGCGAAGGCAAGAAGCTCTGGAATTCAAGATCATGCTTCACTGcacagcaagtttcagggcagcctgggctacatgaaactttgtcttaacaaacaaacagatgacaAGCTAAGCCAGGAAAACCCGGGGTTTTAGCTCCAGGGAAGGAGAACAGtggatggaggagaaagaatagtCAGGGAGAAATTTGGCTGTAGAGAAATGTAGCATCGCTGGTTTGGAAGCTGGGGGGAAAACTGGTGTTCTCCCCTAGGCTACCCAGGAAGGAAGACAGTTTTACCAACACATGACTTTAGCCTAACGAGAGAGACGGTGTTGTCAGAGAACTACAGGGTAGTGGGCTTGTCCCTAGCCTTTGAAAGTTGCTGAGAATTCGctgatttgttacagcagcaacagGAAACGAATACAATGTTCTCACTATACTCCACACCACTGGGGCAGATGGCCACCGTCCACTCAGCCATGCATTTCCTAAAGCACCGGGGAAGCAAAGCCTTAGCTGCCAGGAGTTCAGTCAGGGCTGCAGAAAGGTGGCTGCCATGGTGCCTCCCGCTGCTGCCCTAAATGAGCTTCACTTGCACTTTGACCTCAGGAGAGTGCTGGAGCTTGGTGGAAGCAAGACTGCCAGACGCCCCTTAGTTCCGAGTGTAAACTGGCTTCCGGGAGCTCCACTCCTTGGTAGAGGAAATGGTGGAAACGGCGATTCATAATTGCGCTGCACATAACAGCTGACATTGACCTGGTAGGCATGCTTCTCTTGCCGCCCATCATGAACGGAGGATGGAAGACAGGTGCCCCGGAAGGCTGGTGTGTGAGGATAAACAGATATTCCCAGACCAGAGGTCTTGGAGTCGGcttcaaataagaaaaatacacCTACACGTCTGAAGACACCCCTGACCAAGAACCCCTGAAGTTGAGGCCCGGAACATGTACTAGATATAATGCTTTCCAGATCTGCCCTCAGGGTGACATGAGTGTGCATCGGGGTTCAGATCAGAAGACGCACTCTCAGCTCCCGAGCTTTCTGGTCTTGGGAGACCGTTCATCGTGAATGCCGCGACAGTGCAGTTCCGGGTTGTGCAGCGCCTTCCACATGAGCAGCATCTCGTAGGGTGCGAAGCGGTGCACCAGCAGCAGCTTGCGGTACACGCAGGGGTCGAAGGTTGAGCGCTGCGCACCGGGCATCCGCACGCCGAAGGGCCGGATGCCCTCATGGCCGCTGGGCGCCAGGCCGGCCTGCTGCAGACACATGCCCATGTAGGCGTCGTCGATGGGGAAAAGCGGGACATAGCGCGCCGCGCTGCGCAGGTCGCGGGCTGTGCGGCTGGACAGAAGGAAGCCGCCGCCGCTGCAGTACACCGGGTAGGCCTTGCCCGGGAAGAGCTGCGGGGGCACGAAATACTTGCTCCAGCTGTCGCGGATGGGCACAGAACCGTCCATGAGCTGCCCGGCAAAGAGGTGGCGCTCCGGCGACTGTGTCTCCAGGAAGTGCAGCACGTTGGCCGTGTGCACAAAGACGTCGTCGTCGCAGCTGAGCAGGAAGCTGGCGCCGGGGCAGCGCTCTGCTGACCAATCCAGCAGGTGCAGGTGCTTAAGCGAGAGGTTGAGGAAGGTGTCCTTAAAGTCCCACTGCAGCATGTCACCGTGCTCCTGCGCCTCCAGGTCCAGCAGATTCGCCAGCTGAGGCTCCCGCTCCGCCTCTTCGGGCGGGGAGGTCCCCAGCAGGAAGAGGCGACGCACCTGCCGCCCGCTGTAGCTGCGCTCCTGGCCCCACGTGCGCCGGATCAGTTCGCGACGCTCGTAGTGCGCGGGCGACGACTTCACGGCCAACAGCAGGAAGACGCCGCGGCGGCCCGCGCACTTGTGGGGCGCGTCCCAGAGCTGGGGGAAGCGGCGGCAGTGGCGGTAGCGTAGGAAGTCTTGGATCCGAGCCGGCAGCTGCTGGAAGCCGGCGGTGAGGTTCGCAGAGGCGTTGGCCACGCACCGAGGCGCCGGGAGGTGTGGGAAACGCTGCACCGCAGCTGCGGAGGCCCAGGGAGCAGCGGCGGGAACCTCAGCTTTCTCCTGCGTGGGCTCCTGAAGGAGCCACTGGTGCAGCACCACGAAAGTCACACCCACTAGCAGGAAAGCCAGTGTCTTGGGATTCTTGGACCTGGGATTCTTGGACCTGCAGCAGGGCAAAGCCatctggggcgggggtgggggtgggggaagagcaaGTCACAGATGAGCCAGGAATTTTTGATACCAGTGGGATGCCTCTCTATCCCCATCAGGTCTCTCCCAGAATCCGGCGCAGTCCCTTCTCAACTCTGCTAAGAGGTTAAATGAAGCTGAGACCtgcatggtgcatgcctttagtctatCAGCACACAAGAGTTGGAAGAGCCGAGGATccagagttcagggtcatcctcagctacataatgagttcaaggccaaactgggtgACCTGAGACcgtgtttaaaacaaaaacaaacacaaacaaacaaaaccaaccaactaaccaaccaaaccaaaccaaaccaacaaccaaacaaacaaaaaaccaaaacgaaAGGGCCTGGGGCAGTTGGAGTAGTGTTGTGTAGCGTGAAGGAGGTCCTGGTTTGGGTAACCAGCATTACATAATCTAGGTACTAGCTcaaacctgtaatcctggcattcagAGAGGCCGAGACAAGAGAATCACTgaaccaaaacagaaaaggagttCCTGAAGACAGTGAGCGTTGTAGGTCCCCCACAGTTCACCCTCACAGCTGGTTTATCATACTGATGCATACCTTCCTAGATGTCACCCAGGGTGGCAGACACGTGTTCGAAGTCAGTCTCCATCATGCTGTGCATTGCCATCCAGCCCTTCCTCTCTCAGTGGTACCACCTTTCACCCATGTGCTCAACCAGAAGCCCCACATCTCTTCCCTGCCTTCCTCAGGGTGTATCTCCTCCCCACACCCCGCTGATTCTGAATCCTGCATTTCTCTTATCCTCTCCTTCTCGATCCAGTTGGATCCAGTGCTGGCTGGAAGAACAATATAGTGGAGCAAATACTGCTTTGCTTGGGTTTAGATTCCACTTCCGGTAAATGAACTCAGTGTAGCTGATCAAGCAGTGACCAACAAATGTAGTTTAGTTCATGCCCTGGCCTCATGCTTGGAACTGCAGCACAATggagccagtcagatctctggCACTGATGTTCTCATCTGTAACAAAGGATGATATTACAGTTCTCAAGGAGTGTGGTGAGAACTGAGTATCCCGTGGCCACCTAATGAGATCAGGTTATGACTTTGGCATCTTCCATTTGGTTCTGTGTCTACCTGTTGGTGTTTGTTATTCAAGATCGGGCCCTTTCTTGCATGTAGCCTGCTCATGTGTCCTCAAGCCCTGCCAGAAAATTCCACATCTTTAACCGTTCCCCTGCTTAATTGTGCATGTTGGCACTGGCACACAGCACggtcactggtgt
The nucleotide sequence above comes from Peromyscus maniculatus bairdii isolate BWxNUB_F1_BW_parent chromosome 1, HU_Pman_BW_mat_3.1, whole genome shotgun sequence. Encoded proteins:
- the B3gnt6 gene encoding acetylgalactosaminyl-O-glycosyl-glycoprotein beta-1,3-N-acetylglucosaminyltransferase; the protein is MALPCCRSKNPRSKNPKTLAFLLVGVTFVVLHQWLLQEPTQEKAEVPAAAPWASAAAVQRFPHLPAPRCVANASANLTAGFQQLPARIQDFLRYRHCRRFPQLWDAPHKCAGRRGVFLLLAVKSSPAHYERRELIRRTWGQERSYSGRQVRRLFLLGTSPPEEAEREPQLANLLDLEAQEHGDMLQWDFKDTFLNLSLKHLHLLDWSAERCPGASFLLSCDDDVFVHTANVLHFLETQSPERHLFAGQLMDGSVPIRDSWSKYFVPPQLFPGKAYPVYCSGGGFLLSSRTARDLRSAARYVPLFPIDDAYMGMCLQQAGLAPSGHEGIRPFGVRMPGAQRSTFDPCVYRKLLLVHRFAPYEMLLMWKALHNPELHCRGIHDERSPKTRKLGS